GGGCTCAGATCGGCCAGTCGCACGGCGAAGCCGTCCATGCCGGAGTTGTCGTGGTTGGGCACGGGATGGGGGGCGTGGATCGCCCTGGCCAGCACCCGGCCACGGGCCTGGGTGCAGGGCACGCGCTCCTCTTCGTCCAGGGGAACGATGCTGTCGAGTACTCGCTGTTTGGCCTCCGCGAAGCGGATCATGAGTGTCCTCCGCCGTGAACCATGCGCAGAATGTGGGGCACCAGATCGGCGATGGCCTGCAGGCTGTGGACGGCGCCACGCCGGGATCCGGGCAGATTGATCACCAGGGTGCGGCCCCGCAGGGCGGCCACGCCACGGGTCAGCAGGGCGGATCGCACCTGAGCCAGTCCGGCCCGGCGAATCTCCTCGGCCAGTCCGGGAAGCTCCTTTCCACAAACCTGCCGGGTGGCCTCGGGCGTGCAATCCCGCGGGCCGGGGCCGGTGCCGCCGGTGGTGACGATGCAGTCCAGTCGCAGACGATCGGCCCAATCCGTCAGGCATGCGGCGATGGCGGCTTGATCGTCCGGCAGCAGATGTCGTATTTTGACGACAGCGCCGGCGGCGCTCAACAAACCTTCCAGGGCGTCTCCGCTGCCGTCATCGGCCAGGGTGCGGGAGTCGGAGAGGGTGAGCAGACCCACGTCGAGCCCGTTCCAGCCCGGGGTCTCCTGCTTGGCGTGGTGGTGGTGCGTGTGGGTGGGTGCGGAGCCGTGCAGCGGGTTGGCGGCGGCCTGGCAGCCGGGGCAGACATCGACCCAGCGACTGCCTTTCGAGGTGGTCTCCCGTTTCCAGAAGGTGGCGCGCAGTTTCAGGTGGTCGATGACGAAGCGGCAGGCGTCGAAGGCGCTGGCGCGATGGGAACAGGCGGCGACCACCAGCACGATGTTGTCGCAGGGTTGCAACCGGCCCACCCGATGCACCACCAGCAGCTCCTCCACCTCGAATTTGGCCCGTGCGGCCTCTTCGATGCGTTCCAGCTCCTTTTCGGTCATGCCGGGGTAGTGTTCGATGTCGAGGGCCTCGATGCTCTCCCCGTCGGAGAAATCGCGCACCTTGCCCAGAAAGGAGACCACTCCGCCGATGCGGCCCCGGTTTTGGGTGAGTTGCCCAATCTCCTCTTCGAGGGAGAAGTCGTTTTCCTGGATGCGGATCATGGTCGTACCGTCTCAGCCGCCGGAGACCGGCGGAAAAAAGGCGATTTCATCGTCATCGCCGATGGTATCCGGGGGAGAGGCGTGCCGCTGGTTGACGGCGACCTGGATGTGGGAGGTCAGGGCGGAAGCGTAAGGTTCCCGGCGACGCAGATGGTCGAGCAGCGTGGCCACCGAGGTGATCTCCGGGGGGAGGGGCAGGGTCTCCATGGAGCGTCCCATCTCTTCCCGAACCCGGGCGAAGTAGAGCAGTCTGGCCATGGCGACTCCGATTGGCAAAATGGGAAGGGCGGCAACGATTGTAACGGGGGAGGGAACTCCGGGCAATACTCCGGGCAAAAAAAAGCCTCCCGGCCAAGGCGGAAGGGGATATGACGGCGCGAAGCCCTCATGGGGACCCCCTGAAGCGAATGGCTGGGAGGCGCATCGGAAAACCCGGACGTTGTGCAGGGTAGGGAATCCGGGAGGGTCCGGCCTTGATGTGAATCAATTTCCGTAGCGAATTTTCCGTCGGAGGGGCTGAGATCAAGATGGATGACTAGAAGGGGGATGTTGTGGCATAGTGGCCGGGGGGTCTCAATGACGAAGGCTTACAGCTTGAGGAGCGGCAAGCCATGGGGGACGAGTCGAAGCAGGACGGGCGGAATGACGAAGGCGAAACGGGTTGCGCCGTGCTGGTGGAGCTGCAAGGCACTCCCTTCAATCGGTTGTTGGAACTGACTCCCGGCAGACACATCCTGGGACGGGATCCCATGGGTCAGTTGGTTTTCGCCGAGGAGCGCATTTCGCGCCGGCATGCCGTGGTGTATGTCGAAGGGGGTGTGGTCTCGGTCGAAGATCTCTCTTCGGTCAACGGCACCCTGGTCGGCGATCATCTGCTGCAGAAAGGGGAGCGCCGCGTGCTGCTCTCCGGGGACGAGGTGCGCCTGGGGCGGGAGTGTGTGGTGCTGCGCTACTATGCCCCCGGAGAGGTGCGGAAGGAGGGGCATCTGAGCCGTTTTCTGCAGCAGACCCGGGATCCGGTCAGTGGTTTCGCCCAGGCCGAGTGGTTCAACTGGCAGACGGAGATGGCCATTCACCGCAAGCTGGTCTCCCGCAATCCCCTATCGGTGCTGGCCTGCGAGTTCAGGGGATTGGAGGAGCTGGAGCGCCGATTCGGAGAGGGGGCGTCCGATGAATGGGTGAAAGAGCTTTCCCGGAATATCCGGGGTCTGCTTCCGGGCAGCGAACTGCCGGGACGCCTGGGGCATGCCCGTTTTGGCATTTTGATGGAAGGGTACAATATTCGGGAGGCCCTCGATGTGGCCGGTGAGCTGAAACGTCAGCTCGACTCCCTGATGGTGCCGTGGCAGGGTGAGTTCATGGTCTTGCCGGGAGCCATCGGCGTGGCGGGGGTGCGGCAGGGTGTTTCGGAGATAGCGGTTCTGATGGACCGGCTGCAACTGGCCTTGCAGGATGCCTGGCAGCAGGGGCCCAACGCGGTGAGCTATTTTTCGGAACTGGCCGCCAAGGAGAAGATCTGCCGTCTGAGTCTGGGGGATTTATCGGCTCCCCGTGATGTGCAGACCCGCCGCATGGGCCGCAGCCTGGCCTGATTCAGCCCGTGGTGAGGGGGTCGGCTTGCATCGGGGCGAAACCGGAGGTTTCGCGCTGACCCAAAAACCGTTGCAGAGTCTCCATCAAGCGGGCTTTGTTGACCGGTTTGACCAGATAGTGGTCGCAACCGGCCATTCTGGCCCGTTCCCGGTCCTCTTCCATGCCGAAGGCGGTAAAGGCGACCACCGGGGTGCGTTTCCGGCCCTGGTCGGACTCGATGGCCCGAATGGCCCGGGTGGCGGTGAGACCATCCATTTGCGGCATCTGAATATCCATGAGAATCAGATCGAAGGGCCGCTGCCGGTAGAGGCTGATGGCCTCCCGTCCGTTGCGCGCCACCTCCAGCCGACAACCGCTCTTGCCTAGAAAAACCTGGATCAACAGGACGTTGTCTTCCGCGTCTTCCGCCAGCAGGATGCGGCGTCCCTCCAGGGAGAGGGGCGGTGCGGCGGAGTCGGCAAGCGGCGCGACCACTGCGGAGGTTTCCACCCGCTTCAGGGAAGGGGCGGTAAAACGGAACAGGCTGCCCCTTCCCTCCGGGGTTTCCACCCAGATGCGACCCTCCATGAGGGCCAGCAGATTGCGACTGATGGCCAGTCCGAGGCCACTTCCCCCGAAACGACGGGTGGTGGAGGAGTCGGCCTGAATGAAGGCATGGAAGATGCTTTCCCGTTTCTCCTCGGCGATGCCGATGCCGGTATCGCGCACGGAAAAGAGGGGGCCGTGGCCGTGCGGTTCGGGGGTGATGCGAACCTCCACTTCGCCATGGGCGGTGAATTTCAGGGCATTGCCCAGCAGGTTGACCAGAACCTGCCGCAGGCGGGTGGGGTCGCCCTCGTAGGAGCCTTCCACCAGGGGGTCGATGGTTCCGCTCAGAATCAGTCCTTTCTGTCTGGCCAGACCGGAGAAATCCTCCAGAATGGCCTCCATCCAGGTGCGCAGATCGAAGACCAGCCGTTCCAGAACGATTTGCCCGGCTTCCACCCGGCTCAGGTCCAGAATATCGTCGATCAGGGCCAGCAGGGCGAGGCTGTTGCGTTTGACGACCTCCACATAGCGACCGTGGGGGGCGGGCAGACGGGCTTCGGAGAGGAGATCGGCCATGCCCAGAATGGCATTCATGGGGGTACGGATTTCATGGCTCATGTTGGCCAGAAAGGTGCTTTTGGCCTGATTGGCGTGGTCGGCGGCGGCCAGGGCTTTGGCCAGGGCCTGAGCGGCGCCTTTCTGCACCGAGATATCCCGCAACAACAACACGAAGCGGTTGTCCAGACTGCCCTGCAGGGACTGGACCGCGCCCTCCAGAACCAGAGGCTTGCCCTCCCGGTCCCGACCCTCGGCTTCGAAACGCAAACCGGTCGGGGGATGGTGCGGGGTGTTCCAGAAACGGAACGGGGGTGGCAGTCCCGGCACGATATGGTT
This DNA window, taken from Magnetococcales bacterium, encodes the following:
- a CDS encoding molybdopterin molybdenumtransferase MoeA; its protein translation is MIRFAEAKQRVLDSIVPLDEEERVPCTQARGRVLARAIHAPHPVPNHDNSGMDGFAVRLADLSPEAETRLTVVADLPAGSRLTKPLQAGEAVRIMTGAPIPPG
- a CDS encoding molybdenum cofactor biosynthesis protein MoaE, with protein sequence MIRIQENDFSLEEEIGQLTQNRGRIGGVVSFLGKVRDFSDGESIEALDIEHYPGMTEKELERIEEAARAKFEVEELLVVHRVGRLQPCDNIVLVVAACSHRASAFDACRFVIDHLKLRATFWKRETTSKGSRWVDVCPGCQAAANPLHGSAPTHTHHHHAKQETPGWNGLDVGLLTLSDSRTLADDGSGDALEGLLSAAGAVVKIRHLLPDDQAAIAACLTDWADRLRLDCIVTTGGTGPGPRDCTPEATRQVCGKELPGLAEEIRRAGLAQVRSALLTRGVAALRGRTLVINLPGSRRGAVHSLQAIADLVPHILRMVHGGGHS
- the moaD gene encoding molybdopterin converting factor subunit 1, with the protein product MARLLYFARVREEMGRSMETLPLPPEITSVATLLDHLRRREPYASALTSHIQVAVNQRHASPPDTIGDDDEIAFFPPVSGG
- a CDS encoding FHA domain-containing protein encodes the protein MGDESKQDGRNDEGETGCAVLVELQGTPFNRLLELTPGRHILGRDPMGQLVFAEERISRRHAVVYVEGGVVSVEDLSSVNGTLVGDHLLQKGERRVLLSGDEVRLGRECVVLRYYAPGEVRKEGHLSRFLQQTRDPVSGFAQAEWFNWQTEMAIHRKLVSRNPLSVLACEFRGLEELERRFGEGASDEWVKELSRNIRGLLPGSELPGRLGHARFGILMEGYNIREALDVAGELKRQLDSLMVPWQGEFMVLPGAIGVAGVRQGVSEIAVLMDRLQLALQDAWQQGPNAVSYFSELAAKEKICRLSLGDLSAPRDVQTRRMGRSLA
- a CDS encoding response regulator; the protein is MTPTNIPFLEAVFDASDTGIMVLDTAGCVLLMNRWLRQHARMEQIEVKGLPFETLFPTLANSRISQAVHEALSIGLPALLSPKLLRHPLPLFRPLGDGNEPIEQMILVKPLGTAETRIGCLVQVNDVTQALHRERQWKEQSREVSLLAERVHKEHAHLQAVLDSTVDAILVVDELGRIRQCNSATCRIFGYENAQLVGRHLNHIVPGLPPPFRFWNTPHHPPTGLRFEAEGRDREGKPLVLEGAVQSLQGSLDNRFVLLLRDISVQKGAAQALAKALAAADHANQAKSTFLANMSHEIRTPMNAILGMADLLSEARLPAPHGRYVEVVKRNSLALLALIDDILDLSRVEAGQIVLERLVFDLRTWMEAILEDFSGLARQKGLILSGTIDPLVEGSYEGDPTRLRQVLVNLLGNALKFTAHGEVEVRITPEPHGHGPLFSVRDTGIGIAEEKRESIFHAFIQADSSTTRRFGGSGLGLAISRNLLALMEGRIWVETPEGRGSLFRFTAPSLKRVETSAVVAPLADSAAPPLSLEGRRILLAEDAEDNVLLIQVFLGKSGCRLEVARNGREAISLYRQRPFDLILMDIQMPQMDGLTATRAIRAIESDQGRKRTPVVAFTAFGMEEDRERARMAGCDHYLVKPVNKARLMETLQRFLGQRETSGFAPMQADPLTTG